Genomic segment of Streptosporangium sp. NBC_01755:
CGACAGCGGCCAGGCAGACCGCCATCGCGACCACGTAGCCGTAGAAGCCCTGAGTGAACTTTTGCACGACTGTCGACACTATCCGTTCAGGGAGGTGGTCCGGCCTCAGGGGCGGCGAATCTGGGCGATGATGGCCAGCACGTCCTCGGCGAGCGCCCGTGAGGCGTCCTCGTCGTCGGACAGGGCAACCTCGGAGACCGCGGCGGCGAGCGCCCCGGTGAGGACCACGACCAGCGCTCCCTCGTCCCCCTCGAACAGAGCGGCGTTGCGCTTGGCCCACTGCCGGAGCCGGTCGCGCACGATGACCTCGAACCCCGGCGGCCCGTCACCACGCAGGAACAGCGCGGAGATCTCCCGCTCGGCCAGGCAGCCCTCCAGGTAGGCGCGGGCCCCGGCGATGAACAGCCGCATCGGATCGCTCTCGCCCGCCGCCCTGGCCTCACCGACCGCCTGTTTGGTCCGCTGGGTCTGCCGGGCCTGGAACTCGTCGAAGAGCGTAAGGTAGAGGTCGGCCTTGCCGGAAAAATGGTGGTAAAGGCTGCCGACGCTCGCCCCCGCGCGGGCGACCACGTCCGTGACCCCGGCCTCGGCGAACCCGCTTGTGACGAAAATCTCCCTGGCGGCGGACAGAAGCGCGACGCGCGTGGCGGCTCCTCGCTCGGAGGTCCGTCCGCCCACGCCTTTCACCAGCCGTTCTGTGTCGCTGCTCATGTTGGGCACATTATCCTCCGCCGACCGCTCAGAGGGGCTCCAACTACGATCGTTGCATTATCCACGAGAGGGGTTTCCCACCATGTCTGATCAGACGTCCGTTCCCGCCGCCCTCGCCACGGGCGAGCACGCCCCTGATCGCAACCTCGCCCTGGAGTTGGTCCGCGTCACGGAGGCGGCCGCGATGGCCGCGGCCCGCTGGGTCGGGCGGGGTGACAAGAACGGTGCCGACGGCGCCGCGGTGAACGCGATGCGCCAGCTGATCAACACGGTGTCGATGCGCGGCGTGGTGGTGATCGGCGAGGGCGAAAAGGACAACGCGCCGATGCTCTACAACGGTGAAAACGTGGGTGACGGCAGCGGCGCGGCGTGCGATGTGGCGGTCGACCCGATCGACGGCACCCGGCTGACCGCGCTCGGCATGCCCAACGGGATCTCGGTGATCGCGGTCAGCGAGCGCGGCTCGATGTACGACCCGTCCGCCGTCTTCTACATGGACAAGCTGGTCACCGGCCCCGAGGCCGCCTCGTCAGTGGACATCAACGCGCCGGTGGCCGACAACATCGCCGCGGTGGCCCGCGCCAAGGGCGGCGAGCCCTCGGACGTGACCGTGGTCATCCTCGACCGGCCCCGCCACGAAAAGATCATCCAGGAGATCCGGGAGACCGGTGCCCGGATCAGGCTCATCACCGACGGCGACGTGGCCGGTGCGATCATGGCGGCCCGGGTGGGCACCGGCGTCGACCTGATGCTCGGCATCGGCGGCACGCCGGAGGGCATCATCGCCGCGTGCGCCCTCAAGTGCCTCGGCGGCGTCATCCAGGGCAGGCTCTGGCCGCAGGACGACGCCGAACGCCGCCGGGCGCTGGACGCGGGCCTCGATCTCGACGCCACGCTGAGCACGGACGACCTGGTCAGGTCCGACGACGTGTTCTTCGCGGCCACCGGAATCACCGACGGTGAGCTGATGCAGGGCGTCCGCTACCGCGCGGGGCGGGCCATCACCAATTCCCTGGTCATGCGCGGCCGTTCCGGGACGATCCGGAAGATCGAGAGCGAGCACCAGCTCTGGAAGCTGCGGGCGTACAGCGCGATCAACTTCGACAGCGCCGGCTGAGGAGGGGCGACCAACTCCGACAGCTCCGGCTGAGGAGTGGCGACGGCGCCGGGAGCGGTGGTCAGCGGCGAAACCAAGGGCGGCGAGGGCGCTTGGGGGACTTGGCCACGATGTTCCCGAGCGTGACGACGCCGGTGATCTCGATGACCGGGCCGTCGGGCGAGGCCGGGGGGACCTGATTCTTCTTGCCCCCCATGAAGGATGAGGCGGGCATCTCGATCCGCACGCCCTCGGGGACGATCAGGGTGAGGGTGCCGCCCACCACGGTGACCTGCAGGGTCACCCGGCTGGACTGAAGCACTGCCTCGCACAGATCGAGCTTGACGTTGGCGCAGATCGCGGTGGCGGAGAACCTGGTCGGCACGACCCAGCGGCCCGTACGCTCCTCGGAGCCGAACAGGGCCGTCACCGGGCCGACGTCGATGCGGAGCGGCTGTGCCTCCGGTGGGAGCAGGTCGGCGGTGAGTGCGGAGAGCTCGCCCAGCGTGCGGGCGCGGTAGAGCGCGTCGGTGCGCTCGTCGTGCTCGTCGTGGCTGAGACGTCCATCGGCGAGCGCGTCGCCCAGCACGGCGGCCACCCTCTCACGGTCGACGTCTCCGGCCCTCAGGTCGGCGGGACGTGGCTCGGGGCTGTTATGACGGGTGGCAGGGGGCCGGGGACTCTCCACATCTCGACCATAATCCCTGCCGGGGCTCCGGCGGCGTCGCCGGGTCACCGACATGCTCCGGAAAAGCGAGCAGCGGGCGCGGTGGGCTCAGGTCGTCGCCCCCGAGCGCTCCATCGATCCGTTCCGGCCCACTGCAGGCCCCGGCCTCCGGCCCACCACAAACCCCGGCCGGGTAGGCGAACCCGGCAGGTAGCCGGCCATTGACCGCCGGGTACGCCGCCCCTACTCTGACGGGAATCTGAACCCCCCTCATGTTCTCTGGAGGTCGGCGTGCCCCTCCCACGTGACAGACAGGCGCGCGTGGCGACCTGGGCGGCGTTCTTCGTCCAGGGCCTCTGCTTCGCCACCCTGCTCACCCATGTGATCGACCTCCAGCACAGGTTCGGGCTCAGCGACGGCGACCTCACCCTGGTCCTGCTGCTCGTGCCGATGATCGCCGGTGTCGGCAGCGCGATCGCGGGCCTGCTGGCGAGCCGGTTCGGCGTCGGCCTGTCCATCATCGCCCCGCAGTCGTTCTCGGCCGCCGGGCGCCTCGGCGCCGGGGCGGAGACCGCGATCGCACGGGTCAACATGTTCAACTACGTCGGCTTCCTCGTCGGCGCCGCCGTGGTCGGCACCCTCAACGACGAGGTGAACATCCGCGTGGCCTTCTTACCCGCGGTGGTCCTGGTGGCCCTGATCGTGTTCCTGGCCAGGGGTTTCCAGCCGGAACCGGAAGTCACCGCGCGCCCCTAGGCCCTGGTCCCAGGGCACCCGCGAGGGCGCGGATCGTCTGGTCGGCGCGGTGTACGGGCAGGCGGGCGAAGCCCATCAACAGCGCGGGCGGGCCGGGGGCGTAGCGCATCGGACCTACCGGCTCGACCGCCAGCCCGCATTCCTCCGCCCTGTCCGTCACCGATGCCTCATCCCAGCCGTACGGCAGCTCGGCGAGCAGATGGAGCCCGGCCGAGACGCCCCGTACGGTGATCTCGGGCAGGTGCTCGCCGAGGGCCAGCACCAGGGCGTCGCGCCGGGAGCGGTACTGCCGGCGCATCCTTCTCAGGTGCCGGTCGTAGTCGCCGGTCGCCACGAAGTCGGCCAGGACGTACTGCTCCAGTACGGGCGAGCCCAGGTCCAGCTCGCCGCGGGCCAGCCGCAGCGACTCGGCGATCTCGGGCGGAGCGACCACCCAGCCCAGGCGGAGCCCTGGGGCCAGGGACTTGCTGACGCTCCCGATCAGGACCACCCGGTCGGCGGCCAGCCCCTGCAGGCAGCCCACCGGGTCGCGGTCGAAACGGAACTCCGCGTCGTAGTCGTCCTCCAGGATCATCGCGCCGGTCGCGGCGGCCCACTCGATCAACTCGGCGCGGCGGCGGGGCGAGAGCACCACCCCCGTCGGGTACTGGTGCGCGGGAGTGAGCATCACCGCCCGCGCCCCGGTCCGGGCCAGTGCCCCGACATCGATGCCCTCGTCGTCCACGGGGACGGCGACCAGGTCGGCTCCCGCCGCGCGGAGCAGCGGGAGCTGGCGCACCCCGGCCGGGTCCTCGACCGCCAGCAGGATCCGGCCCGGGGAGGACACGGAGTGCGCGACCCGCTGGACGAACCAGTCGAGGTCGTGGCGCGCCCGAACCCGGGGAAGCCTTCCCGCGAGCGCCTGAACGGTGAGGCTCAGCCCCTGCGCCACTCCGCCCACGATGACCAGGTTGTCGCAGATCACATTGGCCGCCCGGACCCTCCCGAGGTAGGCGGCCAGCTCCTCACGGAGGATGGGAACGCCGCCGGGGTCGCCGTAGTCCAGGGCCTCGACGGGCAGCGCGGTGAGCGTACGCCTCATCGAGGCCAGCCACCGCTCCCTGGGGAACGCGCCCAGGTCGGGCGCGGTGGAGCGGCGCCCGTGATACGACTCGCGGTCCTTCGCGGGGCTCGCCGGCCCCGGGCCGGCGAGCGGGGGCGTGTTGTCCCGCGGCCGGAAAAGGCCACCGGGAACGGCGCTGGAAACGGCGGTGGGGCGGCCCGCGGCCGGGGCCACCGTGGTGCCCGCCCCGGTCCTGGAGATCAGGAAGCCCTCGGCGACGAGCTGCTCGTACGCCTCGACCACCACGCCCCGGGAGAGCCCCAGGTCTCTGGCCAGCTCGCGGCTGGCGGGCAGCCGGACCCCGGCGGCCAGGCGTCCGCGCCGTACCGCCTCGCGGAGCTCGCGGGCGATCTGGGCGGCGACGCCGCCCGCCGCACGGTCGACGATGAGATGCAGATCGGCCAATTGGTCCTCTGATTCAACGCTCCATTGGACCCGACGGGGGAGCCATTGGCTTCCTAGCATTCCGCACATGAACGTGGATGTCAGCACCACCGCCCGGCCGGAGTTACGCGGTCTGAGTGAGGCCGCGGGAGCGATGTTCCTGGTGGGAACCCTGGCGGGGGTCGC
This window contains:
- a CDS encoding aminotransferase-like domain-containing protein, coding for MADLHLIVDRAAGGVAAQIARELREAVRRGRLAAGVRLPASRELARDLGLSRGVVVEAYEQLVAEGFLISRTGAGTTVAPAAGRPTAVSSAVPGGLFRPRDNTPPLAGPGPASPAKDRESYHGRRSTAPDLGAFPRERWLASMRRTLTALPVEALDYGDPGGVPILREELAAYLGRVRAANVICDNLVIVGGVAQGLSLTVQALAGRLPRVRARHDLDWFVQRVAHSVSSPGRILLAVEDPAGVRQLPLLRAAGADLVAVPVDDEGIDVGALARTGARAVMLTPAHQYPTGVVLSPRRRAELIEWAAATGAMILEDDYDAEFRFDRDPVGCLQGLAADRVVLIGSVSKSLAPGLRLGWVVAPPEIAESLRLARGELDLGSPVLEQYVLADFVATGDYDRHLRRMRRQYRSRRDALVLALGEHLPEITVRGVSAGLHLLAELPYGWDEASVTDRAEECGLAVEPVGPMRYAPGPPALLMGFARLPVHRADQTIRALAGALGPGPRGAR
- the glpX gene encoding class II fructose-bisphosphatase produces the protein MSDQTSVPAALATGEHAPDRNLALELVRVTEAAAMAAARWVGRGDKNGADGAAVNAMRQLINTVSMRGVVVIGEGEKDNAPMLYNGENVGDGSGAACDVAVDPIDGTRLTALGMPNGISVIAVSERGSMYDPSAVFYMDKLVTGPEAASSVDINAPVADNIAAVARAKGGEPSDVTVVILDRPRHEKIIQEIRETGARIRLITDGDVAGAIMAARVGTGVDLMLGIGGTPEGIIAACALKCLGGVIQGRLWPQDDAERRRALDAGLDLDATLSTDDLVRSDDVFFAATGITDGELMQGVRYRAGRAITNSLVMRGRSGTIRKIESEHQLWKLRAYSAINFDSAG
- a CDS encoding TetR/AcrR family transcriptional regulator yields the protein MSSDTERLVKGVGGRTSERGAATRVALLSAAREIFVTSGFAEAGVTDVVARAGASVGSLYHHFSGKADLYLTLFDEFQARQTQRTKQAVGEARAAGESDPMRLFIAGARAYLEGCLAEREISALFLRGDGPPGFEVIVRDRLRQWAKRNAALFEGDEGALVVVLTGALAAAVSEVALSDDEDASRALAEDVLAIIAQIRRP
- a CDS encoding DUF1707 SHOCT-like domain-containing protein, with translation MSVTRRRRRSPGRDYGRDVESPRPPATRHNSPEPRPADLRAGDVDRERVAAVLGDALADGRLSHDEHDERTDALYRARTLGELSALTADLLPPEAQPLRIDVGPVTALFGSEERTGRWVVPTRFSATAICANVKLDLCEAVLQSSRVTLQVTVVGGTLTLIVPEGVRIEMPASSFMGGKKNQVPPASPDGPVIEITGVVTLGNIVAKSPKRPRRPWFRR